One Mycolicibacterium goodii genomic region harbors:
- the acpS gene encoding holo-ACP synthase AcpS — protein MAIVGVGIDLVSIPDFAEQVDRPGTVFAETFTPGERRDAADKSSSAARHLAARWAAKEAVIKAWSSSRFSKRPALPEGIHRDIEVVTDMWGRPKVRLSGEIAKHLESVTIHVSLTHEDQTAAAVAIIEEP, from the coding sequence ATGGCGATAGTCGGAGTCGGTATCGATCTGGTGTCCATCCCGGATTTCGCCGAGCAGGTCGACAGGCCGGGAACCGTGTTCGCCGAGACGTTCACGCCGGGTGAGCGCCGGGACGCCGCGGACAAGAGTTCGTCGGCGGCCCGGCACCTGGCGGCCCGGTGGGCCGCCAAGGAAGCCGTGATCAAGGCCTGGTCGAGCTCTCGGTTCTCCAAGCGGCCCGCCCTGCCGGAGGGGATCCACCGTGACATCGAGGTGGTGACCGACATGTGGGGTCGTCCCAAGGTGCGGTTGTCCGGCGAGATCGCCAAGCATCTGGAGAGCGTGACGATCCACGTGTCGCTCACCCACGAGGATCAGACCGCCGCTGCGGTCGCGATCATCGAAGAGCCGTAG